A single region of the Phaenicophaeus curvirostris isolate KB17595 chromosome 4, BPBGC_Pcur_1.0, whole genome shotgun sequence genome encodes:
- the TIFA gene encoding TRAF-interacting protein with FHA domain-containing protein A yields MTSLEEAETEETVTCLHMTFYHPCQEEKMMFRCLNFRRREQVRADELAKFGRDSNICRYNLMDSRVSRIQFSLQFYRKLNSTELCFEIKNMSKKTKLFVGHTELGYLNKTDLPQKCIICFGDYQILAEIQEGESMDYFHTRLHLTEVPILQERCLPSPHPVPESGISYSLFPSQDRSPTETDENKSY; encoded by the coding sequence ATGACTTCCCTTGAAGAAgctgaaactgaagaaacagtAACATGCCTTCACATGACCTTTTACCATCCTTGCCAAGAAGAGAAGATGATGTTTCGTTGCTTGAATTTCCGTAGGCGAGAACAGGTCAGGGCAGATGAATTGGCCAAGTTTGGCCGCGACTCTAACATCTGTCGTTATAACTTAATGGATTCTCGTGTTTCTCGCATTCAGTTTTCACTGCAGTTCTACAGAAAACTGAACAGCACAGaactttgttttgaaataaagaacatgagcaagaaaacaaagctgttcGTGGGCCACACAGAACTGGGTTACTTAAACAAAACTGACCTGCCACAGAAGTGCATTATTTGTTTTGGGGACTACCAGATTTTAGCAGAGATTCAAGAAGGGGAGTCCATGGACTATTTTCATACTCGTTTACACCTGACCGAAGTGCCAATCTTACAAGAAAGATGCCTGCCATCACCACACCCTGTACCAGAGAGTGGCATTTCTTATTCCTTGTTTCCTTCCCAAGACAGAAGCCCTACAGAGActgatgaaaacaaatcataCTAG